In the Parasteatoda tepidariorum isolate YZ-2023 chromosome X2, CAS_Ptep_4.0, whole genome shotgun sequence genome, agataaggtttttttaaccatctattttaatgaaaagttcaCTTCCGATTTATTTAGTCATTGATTTAACTTCCTTCATTTCAGTGAGATTCTTCTTATGTTGTCTAGTTATATTCACAcaaaacttgttttctttcaataatttattaacaacacaaatattttttctaattttataacagtcgcttaatagtcgacccaattttttggtttgtgactaatgttcaactccgtagccttgtaattttgaacccaatccagaagacaagggaaatcctggatcaagtattgggaataatttaccttcgtggaggactttttttaagatttctcaGATTTTAGTTAAACTAACCTAGAAGTAACTAACCTTTGTTAATATATACTTTCTGAGGATTAAATTAGattgaataatgttttatttttttattgccgAGCATCTGAATAATGTTTGTGTATATAGAGATTGAAACAAattgaatcaattaaaaatagtatttcatatattttaatctatgaATATGTATTTTGTTGTACAAACTAATATAGTCACTTGAACAGATAATATACTTGATTGTTCAGTTACTTGAAATTCACCCCCAACACCAACTTtaggtttataattttataatagtttttctttattagcCATCACAATAAACAGTTCCATCCATGCGCAGGGTCAGATGGTGATGCATTTTTTTGTCTGTAGCTAAAGGAACTGTATCAGGTGTAACAGCATCATGTGTGACAAACGTGTAACTTTGATAAATAGCTCCTGATGCAGTGTACATTATAGAAGATGGTCCACTTTGCTCAATGATGTCTTCTTGGTGCCTGAAATTATCATCGTACCTGTCGAAGAAACAGGAAAGACTAGTTAGAGACACCGTGGCAGGGCTGAATTGGATGCCGTTGGTAATGATGGTATGGGTGAAAATAGGCactggaatgaaaaaaatattaattgtttgaagaaaaaattatattgggTCATTAAGTATGAAATGTCCGATTACCTAAAGCCTCGAGTTTGATACCAGATGTCTCCGATATTTCATTTCGAtcgtgctttatttttttttgcattaagaaGGTACGCCATCTGACTTTCTAAtgcacttttttgtttttaatagtcTATCGTAGTGTCATCTGGAGGTTAAATATTGTAAGCCATGGATAAGACAAAAATGCGAGATATTTTCGAATATGCGTTCTGTGATGGAAGTAATGCAGCTCAGACAAGCCGAAGTGTTTGGCAAGGATGTAGCTAATGAACTTACAGTACGTCGATGGTTCATAAAATTCCGATGCGATTGCGATTTTGGTCTTCAAAATGAACAATGCTGGCAGCCTGAGAGCAAGGTGGATGACAACCAACTGAAAGGTGTAGTGGAAGAAAATCCATCTGAAACAACGCGTGAACTAGCATCAAGGTTTGAAGTTACCATCCCAACAATATTATGTCTTGTGAAAGCAATTGGAAAAGTAAAAAAGCTGGATAAGTGGGTTCCACATGAGTTGAGCGAGCGTCATCAATGGAACCGCTTCGAGGCTTGCTGTTCTTTGGTATCAAGACTAAAAGTCGATCCATTTCTGCACCGGATAGTCATGTGCGATGAAAAGtgcatactttttaataattataagctTTCGGCACAATGGTTGGACAAAAATGAAGTGCCAAAGGACACCCAAATGCCGAGTATACACCGAAAAAATCTAATGGTGTCTGTTTGGTGGTCCAGCGTAGATGTTAAACACTATAGTTTTATGAAACCTGGGCATTCGATAATGGGGGACCTCTACTGTGAACAGTTAGAAGAAATGATGAGGCAGCTGCAAATTAAGCAGCCAAGATTGCTCAACAGGGACAGACCAAACCTCCTGCAGGACAACGCTCGACCACATATTGCATGATGGACGTAAGTAAAACTACAGGAACTGGGCCTGGAAACCTATTGTCACCCACCGTACTCGTCAGATCTCGTGCCAACTGATTACGATTTTTTCCGAGCTTTGGACAATTTTTtgcaaggaaaaatatttcattcccaACATGCggtgtaaaatgcattttgagaTTTCATCACCAACTGCTCTCCAGATTTTTTTGCTAGCGGTATTAATAAGCTTTCGTTAAAATGGCAATGTAGTATTGATAGTTTAGGTGCATAGTTTGATTAATTATGTTACTTCTTACCCGTGATATAATAAACCAAACTTTCGGTCTCAAATCGGACGTTTCATACTTAATAATCCGATAAGTAATGTccctttattttgtattatgtcattcaacagaaagaaaaatattgactgtcattttttaatttttatctgtatttttttatacttagtcCACCTgctcttttttctctttcaaaaaataagggTAACTACCTTTTAGTTTAAGCTTTGACTTTTTCTCAGTGTCCTGCAAGCAGGCAGAAACCTGATATctgaaatggttttttttatagtgtgggttccactaaaaattattgctgTGAGATGATTCAATCATCAATAATTTGTAGAATGCTTTTTACATAcgcaataaaattgaatttttaattcataaattatcgTTGAAACTAACTCACTGAAAGGACCCTGCACTGATCAGTACTCTAGTcacttgaaatgttttttgtttacttttcaagAACATTACcgttacataaataaataccttatttaattaaaaaccatttaaatctataccaaacttaataaattttgatttcaaaaattgaaaggaaataaGATTCcctgaaacattttcaaaataacttattttcaaatttcttagagttaattattttaagtttaaaataaaactgagtcAGGATTTATAGATTTTACTATTTTCCTGCTGTTTCTCATTAACCACCATTTTCTTAAGCTTAGagtcattttattgaaaatttgtttcgtaattttgaacttacCCATGGTACTGATGCTGAATTGATGATTGGTCTTGACTAACaatcaaatactgaaaataaaacacctttaagtactataaaaataaaaacatattactcagtacttattcattaaatgttatttatctaAAAGAAGGCCAAAATAGCTTTCTTATTTGTTAAGCGGGCagtatttttgaatactttttgtttCGTGTAATCATTGAAATAGGCTCTATTACACCTAATTGCTAattattgtgttttaaattttagggtattttatagtttttaaaggcTATATACTTtagcaaagttttaaaataatttatcttagaACTGAAAATTATTGGTAGCAAAGTTCAatagaacattttaatgaataaaatgaaagaaaaatcaatcttatgtttattagttaattaaaaaaagttaaataatttttcctatgGTAACATAGAGGAAACAGAATCCTTTTTTCATCTTTGAAGGATCTTTTGATATAAAAAGTAGCATCAATTCATTAGAATGAGAGTGAAATGCTTTCCTATGGTCTAGATCCAACTCTGTActaaaatattccataaaaaaaattatttttgaatattatgaaaaatgtatatGTGGTATTTTGGAATgagaattttaatgttatgatCTTGAATTCTCAAATGAAAATACAGCTTGTGTGAATAATGAAATTgagaatttggaaaaaaatactagtcatcttattttttcaattaatatttagtcGATGAATATCAAATTTAAGTAGTACAAACactatttagattttaaatgtacttttgtgttaaatttttttaatatgcttctATAGCTATAATATGTGGTTTtgtcttattttcttattgaacCTAAATCTATGTTTTTAACAAGGTTCTACAATAGTTTGACGAATTGGCAGAAAAGCAAACTACTATGTTTTTATAGTCAAGATTATGGTCTTACGTTTGAGTAATAGCCTTTATATgcaaagaaaatgcaaaatttattctgtataacatattaaaaatagtttttgaaggGAGTAAATTTATACTGAgctatttatatctattttattgtttataatgtaTCAATATTTCACATTTAACAAACATCTGACTTTATTATTGGTGTATAAGTCTACCCTTTGACTTTGGGGATTTGAAAAGTTAGCTTATACAAccaaataacagtattttttatttaaaagctttgcATCAATATGcttaagtttctaaaattttatgttacaagATATTAGACTAGCACTTTCATTTAATATGTTtgttatgacaaaaatattgtaacagGCATTCggtgtaaatgaaattttatagtctatgaaaaaatctggaaatctaaaatcatattaaaattagtgaTAGTATATATCATTCCCTGGCTGaattgatttgtaatttttagaattatcttAAACTCTCTTATGAACAAGCTCTTGCATTAACATgtatagcaaaataaggttctTAATGGGgctcatttgtttttattaaaacattataggCACTGATGTTTGTcaactataataaaattgttgaaataaatcaatatttgatcAAGTGCATTTTAACTAAGACATAATTTTTCCCTTAcagtaaatacaaattttaatattatgttctAGGTATTATGTTAATAGGTACTAAATTAATATCTTCAATgcatacaagtttaaaataaaaatgtaagtacATGAAATACGAAATAAAGGTTTGTTTATCCTAGGGAGGATAtcgcattttaaataatttcattattaatgatGTCTTATATACCTGTGCAGTTTGCTGATAATTATATGCTTTGTTTTCATGCCGAATTGAAGGATTCCACGTTCTACGGTTTTCACAAATATTGTTACTTGGATAAGAGCtgcagaaaacaaaattaaaatttagagcaTCTTATTaggtaaatattgaaaatttgtttaaagtaaaagttGAATTTAGAAACTAGTATCATATTCAgctaaacaaagttttttacataatttaagacTATGTAAACGtgtcactttactttttttgatttcctaatttttctttctgtgaAAATTTGACCATGATCTGTGTTAATTGTCGTAATAACATTACAcccattttaatatttcatatacaTAATTTCTAGAACGAAACAAAACTATTAGTCTGGCTGCTATACAAAAACACTgaagttttaaaagcattgtGACCAACTaagttcaaatgaaataaaatgggttttaattttaaaaattattctgcctcagtacattttaaattgccctaagatttttaatttaatccttCTTAGTTTCTTTAGTATGTGCCAGTAGAGGCATggcaaaaattctttataattaatttactgtactatttatactaaatatatGTGTAGTTTCACTTATATGGGGCCTTTCAAATATtaagtcagaatttttttttggcactTTTAGACTTCTTTCTAattgtcagcaaaaaaaaaaattataaatcttttccaTACTTATACCCAACACccctgttttttgttttaacttttactgtagtaattttcaaaattttgaaagaaatgaaaattaaaagcgtTTCTCTcccaaatttgattttttccaggtgtaatttttatccaaattttttattttttaaaaaaaaaagaaagtaaaaggaTTTTAGTGTCGTGCGTAAGCATTGCTGATATTCCTATTACCTTGATAAAGTGTAAAGAGCGAGAGAATTTTAAAGTGATAGAATTTTTTGccttttaacaaagaaatttagcattaataattttattttgtcatttggcaaggaaatttaagaaatcaaaacattttttatgagataagtgctgaaatgaaaattgttgTATATACCCTTCACTATGCTGCTtagcgtaaaatattttttcatagactcaacttattaagttttaaattttctttttcataattttgatcggAACGGCATTTGAGAACTTATGAAAAGAATTCGATTTGATTATCTTTAAAGTTTCtagtaattatttaagtagATTTTGTACTTTAAGAAAGCTCTAACTGTTAATGACATTTATGGAAAACCCCTTAagtattataacaaaatttaatatcaaattacgACCCTACAATGATGGTCTGGACAGCAAAATGCAATAGTATACgaaaagaaaacatgaaataaatcatACTTTCAAAGGGTATGGTCCTATATGATGctgatgtcatttttaataaactttagttaagggttttccacaaattatattttgtactattaactatttataagctttctttcaaaatttacaaaaactacttTGGAAATTGCTGGAAACTTTTTGagttttcaagatattcaaattgaataattttcatgcTACCAATTAAGATTcctaacaaaattatgaaaaaaaattgttttctgtatattgttttataaatggaTTAGTTTAAATACtccaaaaagtttaattttattgaatttttctgcAGTTGTAGTTATAAaatgtaagacaaaaaaaattgttttttttttcataaaaatgtctaTGAATATTTATGGTAGGGTTATGAAATTTTCTGCAGTTTTTCTTGCATATTATAACCAAAGTGATAAGTGTATCGCTATATTTTTTGATCTAGGgcattcaaaaaattgttttttcatgtGTAATCTGTTGGTTTCCTATTCCTTCCATAATTTTATCCAACCTCTGTATATCTTGTATCCATTTTAGTTTCGTTATAGAAAGTAATGTACAATGTGCAAAAAACTAAATacctttaattacttttgatctaatgaacttatttttacatagcTTTTGAACTATTGAGTATCGAAAAAATTGCATCATTAGATCAAGAGTTATCATGAACTTCTGTGTatcatgaacttttttttagacaCTCTGAATTTCAAGTCAATAAAAATTGTCTTTGTGGTCATATAGTTaccaaaaagatttttttttgtcaaaaatatgaatttaaaaaaaagcttaaatatcaaaccaattttagttttcaagttaaaaagtGTATGTTAGAATGTAAAGTAACAGTGAAAAGTTATGTATTTGAAATACACTATCTATACCTACTGACATCAACATGAaaacttttgtaataattatagtatttattattatcatttcaatttttaaccaAATCTTTTCATTAAGTGATTATGTAGATTCCAAGTTAGATTAAAGTCTAAATTTTACATTCATGTACAATTTATATACTGTTAGctaacatttttagttttatatttttgaacttgaacatgcaaagtaaaattcctattgtatatatttttttgctttgaaagagtttaaaaatttatgtttctgaTCCAAAAATGAAACTGGccaagtacaaaaaaaaaagtgaccaCTATGACACCCTTTTTGTAGACTTTGAGATTCATCTTACTATGCAGTATTGTGTTAATTCACTATTGGATCACAAGTTGACATTTATTTAGCCCAATTATAACTTAAGTAAACATATTGGCAATTcatataagtttaataaaagaaaactcaaattttatacAACCTCTGATAGCATTCTCCTGGCATCCATTCACTATGTTGGTCATCTGttgccaaaaaaattaaaattagtattctattattgaaatactttaaaatctaaaacttgTGCATAGTAGGTATCCTTTTCATCCCTGAAATGGCAGAAATGTACATGTTTCACATGTGGTTTCCCTTCTCCTCAGGACAACATGTTATTAAGTTCATGTTGAAACATGTtgatttttcttccatttcaaatatgaaacaaataagtattttattttctagttatGTTTATGGCATCAGATTTCTTCagatagttttgttttcatagatattttgatctagtttcaaaatgttcaaattCTTAAAGATGTCAATCTAAAAACACatctttttatatacatatttaaattagtttctttttaatgatttgaatttaactttttgttcaCAGCATATTTTCACAATCTGAGTTACAGAAATGGATAAGTGAGAATTGATATGAcgacttaaataattatttgatgaatTACCACAGAGGAATTACATTCACATGCatctattaaatgaaaattacttgattttGTAGTTCTGgatggtaattttaaataatcggAAGTAAGTGATAAAACATTGCTTAAAACTGACGCTTGCATTGCTAGCTTGAAAAATTTGACTGTCACTCTTCTCTTACActtttaaatcacttaaaattttttgttgtaactGAGTTTATAAGTATTTATGGTGGTGAACAAAAGACTatatcatttagaaaaattaatattttgtaatgtttatgtataattttaaaaactcaaattacGAAATTGTTGAAAAGGCAAAATATGAGATCATTTCAGGTTCGATTTGTGGAGTGCTTACAAAGTATCGCTTTATCTGATTTTGTTGGAAATGCAGTCATTAATTTGTTCCACAAACAAATGACAGTTCCGTCTATTCAATTTATGCAAGGGGAAAATGTGCAGCACTTGctttaactaaataaagaatatttgacTCAAGAGATTGCTAAAAAAGTTAACTACAATCAATTTAGTCTCGAAAGTAATTACTGAATAAGAGCGTGAAGCAAGTGATGTTACTAGAAGGGTTCAACTAAAACTACAACTGTCTCCAAACTGTTTTATCATAACAATTCgcgcatattttaaatatttatgagaaaagTATTACTTCACTTATCCACAATAGTCGCAGCTTTTTTGCGTACGCCACTGTATAATTACTTTGTACATTTACAATCAATTACAGTCAGCCAAAACCTGGCTCATAGCTCACACTTTTGACTCGCACATTTTACCTGTATAGACAATTGTTCAGAATGTTATTAATCCTCaaataaatgtcattaaaaataaaacatggagGTCATTCAAAAACTATTCTCTGTAGTGGCATGCCATTAGTAATAGCAGTGTGCAAAGCACAAATCGTTGTTTCCTCAAGCAATCTGTGATTGAGTAAGCTTCCAGATATACTAGTTAGAGTAACGTACTGTTGCTGgcaataacataaaaaatagagaattgCTGTTGAAAATCCCAGCAAGAGCTAGGTATCAGGAGTTAATTGTAACTTCAAGAAAACCATCTACAACAAACATTGCAGTCTGCTAATGTCTGAAGTTAATTTTCACATAACAATTGTCCCCACAGTGCTCGGCAAATATGCaagtcttctttttttctcaatgcaaTTGGGATGAGTTTAAGTATCACCCTTACAGCCGGAACTTGGCCAATTCTGAATAATGTCTCTTTATTGTGATGTAGTATCTAAGGGTTTATTACTTCATTCCCAATGAGGAACTTCAAGCAACTGTGAAAAGTCTGGTTGAAATCACAGGGGacttattttttttgacaaaggGATTGGTTAGTTATTAAAATCCTATGACAAGTGTGCCTttcatatgaagaaaaaattttttttaatttatgtagtttttcttcttctttactcCTAAATGATTATTTACTGAATTGTTATTTAGGTAtagacagggtgcgtagcgtttttaaaaagtgcttaaaggtgcttttttcattgggtgtttttaaaaagtgcttaatttcccctttttaaaaatgagatttttcctttacaatGTTGATTTTTGCTACGAATGATGCAAAAAGACCCAGTTCACATTGAcatattcaacgttttcacaatcaATTCAACCCTAATcaatttcggcgtattgtcagcCCGTAGCGTATggaaacgccattcgttttacatgattcaaaacttgatgatttttgacaactgtcaaaaataatgccaaaagttattattattttttgacatgATGGTTAAAACAGGATAAAACCGTCAGTTGTCAAAAACTTACCAACCCTGCctgattatgatattttttagtgcttaaaaatattctttgagtgcttgaaaagtgcttaaaaggtgcttatttttagttgaataatttggctacgcaccctgatagaAATGAATGATGATTTGCTcactataaatttgaattaattttttcgatgCCTTTTAATCTGCTAAGATATGACAATTGTAGTCTTTAATTATGAAATCTGAAATATGCAATTCATATTTCATTGCCTTCTGAGTATAATACATAGGAAATCTGCTTGGCTTCTTAGCACAACTAGCATTATTGCAAATTATCGAAAGTATAGTCTATAATGTCCACGAACAATTATATCtatgtaaaggtaaaaaatacagagtttaattattaatcagCTCTAGTAAACAAGTTATGCCACTTTAGAAGGTCAggcacgaaaaaaaaatcttattttttaacagaaaatgtaGCTACCCCTTCTAAATTCAGATAATTGATAGTATTTGTAACGAGGGCACTGGGTCCACTGGCTCCAAAATACATGTCTCACTTGTCACAAAGTAACtccattttactttattattggTAAAGATTTGCAGCTATTAGTACCCAACTCCATAACCTCATAATGAACAAAAGTTGATGTTGAGGAacactttatattttgtttctcaaaaaattgatattcaaaattatgcacAAATTAGTGAAgttcaaaagattaaattacCTGTAGGTATTTCTTCATAATGAGTAGAAGGTGATGTTGAGGAACACTGGGCGTAATTTTGACTCTGATGAAGATTAAATTGTTCGATGTTATCCATTTCTATACCACTCGATAAACTTtgatattctaaaaatgtagGAAACCGAATACATGAATATTTATGACAGATACAACTAAGGtcatctcaaaaatttttaggagCAAGTTCTATTATTcaaattagatttgaaaaatacaaattatatatatatatatatgttataatcTATCTAATTttcaatcttgaaaaaaaaaatttttctttctagagGGGGTGCCCTTAACCTCCCCAACCCTCATCCCTGTTTTTCTTCtgaccaattaaaaaaattgtatagaaattgcaaattagattttttgaagatttctaATTTCAAGTCTATTGTACATagttaagaattttcaaaaaatatttggtgaGCCCCCCAATATTTTTAGCCCAGCTACGTGCCTGAAGAAAAGATGCAGaatctaattttcatttaacagaAAAAGATACACAATCATATTAGCATCTGGcaacaaaatatatgaaatcttttgataaaaaaaaagtataagttttttttagaaggAACAGCTGTTTC is a window encoding:
- the LOC139427293 gene encoding histone-lysine N-methyltransferase SETMAR-like; translation: MRSVMEVMQLRQAEVFGKDVANELTVRRWFIKFRCDCDFGLQNEQCWQPESKVDDNQLKGVVEENPSETTRELASRFEVTIPTILCLVKAIGKVKKLDKWVPHELSERHQWNRFEACCSLVSRLKVDPFLHRIVMCDEKCILFNNYKLSAQWLDKNEVPKDTQMPSIHRKNLMVSVWWSSVDVKHYSFMKPGHSIMGDLYCEQLEEMMRQLQIKQPRLLNRDRPNLLQDNARPHIA